A genomic window from Microvirga sp. TS319 includes:
- a CDS encoding M48 family metallopeptidase: MDAVFYDGASARRRAVVLTITASSLDIHEGGEWIASWPVGDVRRKDAPEGILRLTRDGGPDLTRLDVADPAAQVVVRQHCHRLDDHHDREPRGRIVFWSAATAVSIILSVLFLMPLLAQTLTPLIPVEAEQRIGKAVDNQLHTLLGDRVCEAPEGSLALRGLTDRLSKAKGVEAALEVAVLDSKIPNAVALPGGRIYVFRALLDKAESADEIAGVLAHEIGHVAARDGLRKMIQSGGTSYLFGLLFGDVTGGGAIVFASRYLIDSAYSREAEAAADDFAGATMVSLGRPAHPMALLLKRIEADQDDDEQEGEGNERRIPAFLLTHPVTGQRLKALEKQVPSQPGEPLLTQQEWRALKEICKTP, from the coding sequence ATGGATGCGGTCTTCTACGATGGAGCGAGCGCCCGGCGCAGGGCGGTCGTTCTCACGATCACCGCATCCAGCCTCGACATCCACGAAGGGGGCGAATGGATCGCCTCCTGGCCGGTCGGCGATGTCCGGCGCAAGGATGCGCCCGAGGGCATCCTGCGTCTGACGCGCGATGGCGGTCCGGACCTGACGCGCCTCGACGTCGCGGATCCCGCCGCCCAGGTGGTCGTCCGGCAGCATTGCCATCGGCTCGATGATCACCATGACCGCGAGCCCAGGGGACGGATCGTCTTCTGGTCCGCCGCAACCGCGGTCTCGATCATCCTGTCCGTGCTGTTCCTGATGCCGCTTCTGGCGCAGACGCTCACGCCCCTCATTCCCGTCGAGGCCGAACAGCGCATCGGCAAGGCCGTCGACAATCAGCTGCACACCCTGCTCGGCGACAGGGTCTGCGAGGCACCCGAGGGCTCCCTGGCCCTGCGCGGACTCACGGATCGCCTGAGCAAGGCAAAGGGAGTGGAGGCCGCCCTCGAAGTCGCGGTGCTCGATTCCAAGATTCCCAACGCCGTCGCTCTTCCCGGAGGGCGGATCTACGTGTTCCGGGCGCTTCTCGACAAGGCCGAATCCGCCGACGAGATCGCCGGCGTGCTGGCGCACGAGATCGGGCATGTCGCGGCCCGGGACGGTCTGCGCAAGATGATCCAGTCGGGCGGAACCTCCTATCTGTTCGGCCTCCTGTTCGGCGACGTGACGGGAGGCGGAGCCATCGTCTTCGCAAGCCGCTATCTGATCGACAGCGCCTATTCCCGCGAGGCCGAGGCGGCGGCGGATGATTTCGCCGGAGCAACCATGGTGTCGCTGGGACGGCCCGCTCATCCGATGGCGCTGTTGCTCAAACGCATCGAAGCCGATCAAGATGACGACGAGCAGGAGGGCGAGGGGAACGAAAGACGCATTCCCGCTTTTCTGTTGACCCACCCCGTCACCGGCCAGCGCTTGAAAGCTTTGGAAAAACAGGTGCCTTCTCAGCCCGGCGAGCCTCTT
- a CDS encoding DUF898 family protein — protein MTASLSSQAPLTPSQASSMSFSGRGGEFLKMLVAGSLFQIPTFGFYRFWLTTKLRRHLWANTQIEGESFEYTGTGKELLIGFLIALAILGPLYIAIFVLSFILEEQAAFASFPLFLIMYVLAHFGSYRARRYRATRTVFRGVRFWMKGSGWAYAFRAILWDVANLFTLGLALPWAMAHLERYRMRHTYFGSVQGEFTGTGWTLFKRGWWLWALSWIALGGTIAVSFHLAETFPEHEKIYAGIGPLFAFPLLALLWPIMMAIFTRWHIDGLRIGGAAVASRLGTGTFYGLFFKVLFSSLGYAIAFGIVFAIGTVVVSLFFQEALLDMQAGEWTSGAVVVGFLVAVAYLVFLLGFGIIQRYFLVRGLWAAIVNTTSVSNLRSLDNAVAAGQPAGGMGEGLADALDFSVGI, from the coding sequence ATGACGGCCTCGCTCTCTTCCCAGGCACCGCTTACTCCCTCCCAAGCCTCCTCCATGTCCTTCTCGGGGCGGGGGGGCGAGTTTCTGAAGATGCTGGTGGCGGGAAGCCTCTTTCAGATCCCCACCTTCGGCTTCTATCGGTTCTGGCTGACCACGAAGCTGCGCCGCCATCTGTGGGCCAACACGCAGATCGAGGGCGAGTCCTTCGAATATACCGGCACCGGCAAGGAGCTGCTGATCGGTTTCCTGATCGCTCTCGCCATCCTGGGACCGCTCTATATCGCGATCTTCGTGCTTTCCTTCATCCTCGAAGAGCAGGCTGCCTTCGCGAGCTTTCCTCTCTTTCTCATCATGTACGTGCTGGCCCATTTCGGCAGCTATCGCGCCCGCCGCTACCGGGCGACGCGAACCGTCTTTCGCGGCGTCCGCTTCTGGATGAAGGGGTCGGGCTGGGCCTATGCCTTCCGGGCCATCCTGTGGGATGTCGCCAATCTGTTCACGCTGGGCCTCGCCCTGCCGTGGGCGATGGCCCATCTCGAGCGTTACCGCATGCGCCACACCTATTTCGGCAGCGTCCAGGGCGAATTTACCGGCACGGGCTGGACATTGTTCAAGCGCGGCTGGTGGCTCTGGGCTCTCTCGTGGATCGCGCTCGGCGGCACCATCGCCGTCAGCTTTCATTTGGCCGAGACCTTTCCGGAACACGAAAAGATCTATGCCGGGATCGGCCCGCTCTTCGCGTTTCCGCTCCTCGCGCTGCTCTGGCCGATCATGATGGCGATCTTCACCCGCTGGCACATCGACGGCCTGCGCATCGGCGGTGCGGCGGTGGCGAGCAGGCTGGGGACGGGTACGTTCTACGGCCTGTTCTTCAAGGTGCTCTTCTCATCTCTGGGCTACGCGATCGCCTTCGGCATCGTCTTCGCGATCGGCACTGTCGTCGTCAGCCTGTTCTTCCAGGAGGCCCTGCTCGACATGCAGGCCGGCGAGTGGACGAGCGGCGCGGTCGTCGTCGGCTTTCTCGTGGCGGTGGCCTATCTCGTCTTCCTGCTCGGTTTCGGCATCATTCAGCGCTACTTCCTCGTTCGCGGCCTGTGGGCGGCGATCGTCAACACCACGTCGGTGTCGAACCTGCGCTCGCTGGACAACGCCGTTGCTGCCGGGCAACCTGCGGGCGGCATGGGCGAAGGGCTTGCCGACGCCCTCGACTTCAGCGTCGGAATTTAA
- a CDS encoding MarR family winged helix-turn-helix transcriptional regulator, with protein MTSLSPVPADLGADPLRIWFRVIRLHRRALNTVAGELKALGLSIPQFDLLSTLTEREGLSQQELAERLYVTKGNVSGLLDRMVEADLVERRSIPGDRRSNALYLTKKGRDLAEKGIATQRSYVQRTLGSLPEQDLMDLERIVLAWRERARAEEDATLERLQR; from the coding sequence GTGACGTCTCTCTCCCCCGTTCCCGCGGATCTCGGAGCCGATCCGCTCCGGATCTGGTTTCGCGTCATTCGCCTGCATCGCCGTGCGCTCAATACGGTCGCCGGGGAGCTGAAGGCGCTCGGCCTGTCGATCCCGCAATTCGACCTTCTCTCGACCCTGACGGAGCGGGAGGGACTGAGCCAGCAGGAACTGGCCGAGCGGCTTTATGTGACGAAGGGAAATGTCTCCGGCCTCCTCGACCGGATGGTGGAGGCCGACCTCGTCGAGCGCCGCTCCATTCCCGGCGACCGGCGCTCGAACGCCCTGTATCTGACGAAGAAGGGGCGCGATCTGGCCGAGAAGGGCATCGCCACGCAGCGCTCCTATGTGCAGCGCACCCTGGGCTCCCTCCCGGAACAGGATCTCATGGATCTCGAGCGCATCGTGCTCGCCTGGCGCGAACGCGCCCGCGCCGAGGAGGACGCGACGCTCGAAAGATTGCAGCGTTAG
- a CDS encoding patatin-like phospholipase family protein — translation MFDAVAFAGGGNRCYWQGGFWEAAAPLLGLDPAMIVGVSAGAWSACYSLLDLGRMVNEMVAEGCSQGRRNFEWRAWRSEGSPWPVSLMYRSLIEAVIDEAALARLKRGPEILIGLARKPRRLPLALAIPLGIAAYQIEKKWRSPVHPRGGRALGFVPEFVRVQDLASPAELSAALMASASVPPFMPVGRIGGTAALDGGLVDNVPAEPLIPVEERGGRTLVILSRLYRAFPQVKGRLYVQPSQPVPIGQFDITNPDGIRRAYEMGLKDGEDFARRLGRRNP, via the coding sequence ATGTTCGACGCGGTGGCATTCGCAGGCGGCGGCAATCGCTGCTACTGGCAGGGCGGCTTCTGGGAAGCGGCAGCCCCTCTTCTCGGCCTGGACCCCGCCATGATCGTGGGCGTCAGCGCCGGGGCCTGGTCCGCCTGCTACAGCCTCCTGGACCTCGGTCGGATGGTCAACGAGATGGTGGCCGAAGGCTGCAGCCAGGGCCGCCGCAACTTCGAATGGCGCGCCTGGCGCAGCGAGGGCTCGCCCTGGCCGGTCTCCCTCATGTATCGCAGCCTCATCGAAGCCGTCATCGACGAGGCGGCGCTCGCCCGCCTGAAGAGAGGCCCGGAGATCCTGATCGGCCTGGCGCGCAAGCCCCGCCGCCTGCCGCTGGCCCTCGCGATCCCGCTCGGGATCGCGGCCTATCAGATCGAGAAGAAGTGGCGCTCCCCCGTCCATCCGCGCGGAGGGCGGGCGCTGGGCTTCGTTCCCGAATTCGTGCGGGTGCAGGATCTCGCGTCTCCCGCCGAGCTCTCGGCCGCCCTGATGGCCAGCGCCAGCGTGCCGCCCTTCATGCCGGTCGGTCGCATCGGCGGCACGGCGGCCCTCGACGGCGGCCTAGTGGACAACGTGCCGGCGGAGCCTCTGATTCCGGTCGAGGAGCGGGGCGGCAGAACGCTCGTCATCCTGTCCCGCCTCTACCGTGCCTTTCCGCAGGTGAAAGGGCGCCTCTACGTCCAGCCATCGCAGCCTGTCCCGATCGGACAATTCGACATCACCAATCCCGACGGCATCCGCAGGGCCTATGAAATGGGCCTGAAGGACGGCGAGGATTTCGCCCGCCGCCTCGGTCGGCGGAACCCGTAA
- a CDS encoding L,D-transpeptidase family protein — translation MRLSSLVFLVATMAAALAGCTYKGVPDPQVSARDAEWMAQIPPAQEEPRNARYIVDDPTGEAPGTIVIDTKERLLYLVQDGKKAIRYGVAVGDEAYGWTGTSRIARKAEWPNWNPPAEMKARWPHVHAMSGGPANPLGARALYLFEGNRDTLYRIHGTNEPEKIGQAVSSGCIRMRNIDVIDLYNRVALNTTVIVR, via the coding sequence ATGCGCCTCTCGAGCCTCGTCTTCCTTGTGGCAACCATGGCAGCCGCCCTGGCGGGCTGCACTTACAAGGGCGTCCCCGACCCCCAGGTCTCCGCGCGCGACGCGGAATGGATGGCACAGATCCCGCCGGCCCAGGAAGAGCCGCGCAATGCCCGCTACATCGTCGACGACCCGACCGGCGAGGCGCCCGGCACCATCGTGATCGACACGAAGGAGCGCCTCCTCTACCTCGTGCAGGACGGCAAGAAAGCGATCCGCTACGGCGTCGCCGTCGGCGACGAGGCCTATGGCTGGACCGGCACGTCGCGGATCGCCCGCAAGGCGGAGTGGCCGAACTGGAACCCGCCCGCGGAGATGAAGGCGCGCTGGCCCCATGTGCATGCCATGAGCGGCGGCCCCGCCAACCCGCTCGGCGCGCGCGCCCTCTACCTCTTCGAAGGTAACCGCGACACGCTCTACCGCATCCACGGCACCAACGAGCCGGAGAAGATCGGGCAGGCGGTGTCCTCCGGCTGTATCCGGATGCGCAACATCGACGTGATCGATCTCTATAACCGCGTGGCGCTGAACACGACCGTCATCGTGCGCTAG
- a CDS encoding histone deacetylase family protein, protein MSTLYISHSSSLDHQTPLGHPERPDRIRAIERALEKERFTALIREQAPMAEMESLTLAHPEDYAVRLRDISPREGLVRIDEDTVMSPGTYEAALRAAGGAVLAVDEVMSGRATNAFVAMRPPGHHAERVRAMGFCFFNNAAIAARHAQRKHGAERVAIFDWDVHHGNGTQDIFWSDATVLYGSTHEAPLYPGTGALSETGEHGTIVNAPLNAGDGTEAFREAVETAILPRIDAFAPDLIIVSAGFDAHWRDPLASLNLTETDFAWATQKLMDLADRHCGRRIVSVLEGGYDLEGLAKSTAFHLDALMGREMHT, encoded by the coding sequence ATGTCAACGCTCTACATCAGCCATTCATCCAGCCTGGACCATCAGACGCCCCTCGGCCACCCCGAGAGGCCGGACCGCATCCGCGCCATCGAGCGCGCTCTGGAAAAGGAGCGCTTCACCGCGCTGATCCGCGAACAGGCCCCCATGGCCGAGATGGAAAGCCTTACCCTCGCCCATCCTGAAGACTATGCCGTACGGCTGCGGGATATCAGCCCCCGGGAAGGGCTAGTCCGAATTGATGAGGACACCGTGATGTCGCCCGGCACCTACGAGGCCGCCCTGCGCGCCGCCGGGGGCGCGGTTTTGGCCGTGGACGAGGTCATGTCCGGCCGGGCCACGAACGCCTTTGTCGCCATGCGCCCACCCGGACACCATGCCGAACGCGTCAGGGCCATGGGCTTCTGCTTCTTCAACAATGCGGCGATCGCCGCGCGCCATGCCCAGAGAAAACACGGCGCCGAGCGCGTCGCGATCTTCGACTGGGACGTCCATCACGGCAACGGCACGCAGGACATCTTCTGGAGCGACGCCACCGTTCTCTACGGCTCGACCCACGAGGCGCCCCTCTATCCCGGGACGGGTGCTTTATCGGAAACGGGCGAGCACGGCACGATCGTCAACGCGCCGCTCAATGCGGGTGACGGTACGGAAGCGTTCCGCGAAGCCGTGGAGACCGCCATTCTTCCGCGCATCGACGCCTTCGCGCCGGATCTCATCATCGTATCCGCCGGCTTCGACGCCCATTGGCGCGATCCGCTCGCCAGCCTCAATCTCACGGAGACGGATTTCGCCTGGGCCACGCAAAAACTGATGGATCTCGCCGACCGGCATTGCGGGCGGCGGATCGTGTCGGTTCTCGAAGGAGGTTACGACCTCGAGGGTCTCGCCAAGTCGACCGCCTTCCACCTCGATGCCCTCATGGGACGCGAGATGCACACCTGA
- the ribB gene encoding 3,4-dihydroxy-2-butanone-4-phosphate synthase, producing MKLAEWLSRNGVSRVEFARRIGVTPGAITQMCNSDHAWLSRDTAQMIARETRGAVTPNDFLPLSAQEALMSNSVAEAIEAFARGEIVIVTDDDDRENEGDLIVAASLCTPEKMAFIIRNTCGIVCAPLTVAEARRLRLDPMVASNDAPLGTAFTVTVDVKHGLTTGISAEQRSNTVRALANNNMGATDFVRPGHVFPLIAKDGGVLMRSGHTEAAVDLCRLANLPPVGVICELANDDGTVMKGQQIDAFAEQHDLKRISVADLIAYRQSREKLVERIATFPVETPWGSFTGYAYSTPFDSVQHMAVVHGRIGDGANIPVRLHRANALTDVFEGGRTVAAALQRFVKEGRGVLVYLRDGTAGVPATHFSESEESASEAVRSSQWREIGLGAQILKDLGVTSIRNLATSSRSYVGLSGFGIELIGEEPIEC from the coding sequence ATGAAGCTTGCTGAATGGTTGTCCCGCAACGGCGTGTCGCGCGTGGAATTCGCGCGGCGGATCGGCGTCACTCCCGGCGCCATTACCCAGATGTGCAACTCCGACCATGCCTGGCTGTCGCGGGACACCGCGCAAATGATCGCCCGCGAAACCCGCGGGGCCGTCACGCCCAATGATTTTCTGCCCCTATCCGCCCAGGAGGCCCTCATGTCCAACTCCGTCGCCGAAGCCATCGAGGCTTTCGCCCGTGGTGAAATCGTGATCGTCACGGACGATGACGATCGTGAGAACGAGGGCGATCTCATCGTCGCCGCTTCCCTCTGCACGCCCGAGAAGATGGCCTTCATCATCCGCAATACCTGCGGCATCGTCTGCGCGCCGCTGACCGTCGCGGAGGCGCGCCGCCTGCGCCTCGACCCGATGGTGGCCTCCAACGACGCGCCGCTCGGCACGGCGTTCACCGTCACGGTCGACGTGAAGCACGGGCTGACCACGGGCATCTCCGCCGAGCAGCGCTCCAACACCGTGCGGGCGCTCGCCAACAACAACATGGGAGCCACCGATTTTGTGCGTCCCGGCCACGTGTTCCCGCTCATCGCCAAGGATGGCGGCGTGCTCATGCGCTCCGGCCACACGGAGGCCGCCGTCGATCTCTGCCGGCTCGCGAACCTGCCCCCGGTGGGCGTGATCTGCGAGCTCGCCAACGACGACGGCACGGTGATGAAGGGCCAGCAGATCGACGCCTTCGCCGAGCAGCACGATCTCAAGCGCATCTCGGTCGCCGATCTCATCGCCTATCGCCAGTCGCGCGAGAAACTCGTCGAGCGCATCGCCACGTTCCCGGTGGAGACGCCCTGGGGCTCGTTTACGGGCTATGCCTATTCGACGCCGTTCGACAGCGTGCAGCACATGGCCGTCGTCCATGGGCGCATCGGCGACGGCGCAAATATTCCCGTGCGTCTGCACCGGGCCAACGCGCTGACCGACGTGTTCGAGGGCGGCCGGACCGTGGCCGCCGCCCTGCAGCGATTCGTGAAGGAGGGCAGGGGCGTCCTCGTCTACCTGCGCGATGGCACGGCGGGCGTACCGGCGACCCATTTCTCCGAAAGCGAGGAGAGCGCCTCGGAAGCCGTGCGCTCCAGCCAATGGCGCGAGATCGGGCTCGGCGCGCAGATCCTGAAGGACCTAGGCGTGACTTCGATCCGCAACCTCGCCACCTCGAGCCGCTCCTATGTCGGCCTCTCCGGCTTCGGCATCGAACTGATCGGCGAAGAGCCGATCGAGTGCTGA
- the aroC gene encoding chorismate synthase, which translates to MSYNTFGHLFRVTTFGESHGPALGCVVDGCPPMIPLESSEIQAELDRRRPGQSRFTTQRQEPDQVKIISGVFTDERTGRQVTTGTPIALMIENVDQRSKDYSEIKNSYRPGHADFTYDVKYGIRDYRGGGRSSARETAARVAAGAVARKVLSGVTIRGALVQMGPHAIDRDNWDWEEIARNPFFCPDAKAAEFYTEYLDGLRKAGSSIGAVIEIVAEGVPAGLGAPIYGKLDSDLAAAMMSINAVKGVEIGDGFAAATLRGEENADEMRPGNQGAPTFLSNHAGGVLGGISTGQPVVCRFAVKPTSSILTPRSSVTRTGAEAEVMTKGRHDPCVGIRAVPVGEAMMACVLADHLLRHRGQVGEGPAWPFGG; encoded by the coding sequence ATGTCCTACAACACGTTCGGTCACCTTTTCCGCGTCACCACCTTCGGCGAGAGCCACGGGCCCGCCCTCGGCTGCGTCGTCGACGGCTGCCCGCCCATGATCCCGTTGGAGTCCTCCGAGATCCAGGCCGAGCTCGACCGGCGCCGTCCGGGTCAGTCGCGCTTCACCACCCAGCGTCAGGAGCCGGACCAGGTCAAGATTATCTCCGGCGTGTTCACGGACGAGCGCACGGGCCGGCAGGTCACCACCGGCACCCCCATCGCCCTGATGATCGAGAACGTGGACCAACGCTCGAAGGATTACTCGGAGATCAAGAACTCCTATCGCCCGGGCCATGCGGATTTCACCTACGACGTGAAATACGGCATCAGGGACTATCGCGGCGGCGGGCGCTCCTCCGCGCGCGAGACGGCGGCCCGCGTGGCGGCGGGAGCGGTGGCGCGCAAGGTTCTCTCCGGCGTCACCATTCGCGGCGCTCTCGTGCAGATGGGGCCTCACGCCATCGACCGTGATAACTGGGACTGGGAGGAGATCGCGCGCAATCCCTTCTTCTGCCCGGACGCCAAGGCGGCGGAATTCTACACGGAGTATCTCGACGGCCTGCGCAAGGCGGGATCGTCCATCGGCGCCGTGATCGAGATCGTGGCCGAGGGCGTGCCGGCGGGCCTCGGCGCGCCGATCTACGGCAAGCTCGATTCCGACCTCGCTGCCGCGATGATGTCGATCAACGCGGTCAAGGGCGTGGAGATCGGCGATGGTTTTGCCGCCGCGACTCTGCGCGGCGAGGAGAATGCCGACGAGATGCGGCCGGGGAACCAGGGCGCGCCGACCTTCCTGTCGAACCACGCGGGCGGCGTCCTGGGCGGCATCTCCACCGGCCAGCCGGTCGTCTGCCGCTTCGCCGTGAAGCCGACTTCTTCGATCCTCACCCCGCGCTCCAGCGTGACCCGTACGGGCGCCGAAGCCGAAGTGATGACGAAGGGCCGGCACGATCCCTGCGTGGGCATCCGGGCGGTGCCGGTGGGCGAGGCGATGATGGCCTGCGTCCTCGCCGATCACCTCCTGCGCCATCGCGGGCAGGTCGGCGAGGGGCCTGCCTGGCCTTTCGGCGGGTAG
- a CDS encoding LysR substrate-binding domain-containing protein, with protein sequence MEISDLLIFQAVVRHGGITRAAKQLNRVQSNVTVRIRKLEDSLGVLLFLREGKRLRLSSAGRILLDYTEQILGLAEQARSAIHETRPFGILRLGTMESTAAARLPRPLCEYHERYPEVSIELRTGSPREQLALVLLGELDAALVAEPVHDDRLNALAIFEEELVIVGGAAHPAIAVPQDVDPRTALVFHPGCPYRARLEGWFARSGTPIGRMIELTSYHAMLGCAAAGMGIAMMPLSVIRTYTERSRLSIHPISDPDFSSARTLFVWRKAMQRPAIERFAEVLLKHSGAAEA encoded by the coding sequence ATGGAAATTTCCGATCTGCTCATCTTCCAGGCCGTTGTGCGTCATGGAGGAATCACGCGCGCGGCAAAGCAGCTGAACCGCGTCCAGTCCAATGTCACCGTCCGCATTCGGAAGCTGGAAGACAGTCTTGGGGTCCTCCTCTTCCTGCGCGAGGGAAAACGATTGCGGCTGTCATCGGCGGGCAGAATTCTGCTGGACTACACGGAGCAGATCCTTGGCCTTGCAGAGCAGGCGCGATCCGCCATTCACGAAACCCGTCCCTTCGGGATCTTGCGCCTTGGTACCATGGAGAGCACGGCCGCGGCGCGTCTCCCTCGGCCCCTATGCGAGTATCACGAACGCTACCCCGAGGTGTCCATCGAACTTAGGACGGGATCGCCGAGAGAGCAGCTTGCTCTCGTTCTCTTGGGCGAGCTGGATGCAGCCCTCGTCGCGGAGCCCGTCCACGACGACCGTTTGAACGCTCTCGCCATCTTCGAGGAGGAGTTGGTGATCGTCGGGGGAGCCGCGCATCCGGCGATTGCCGTACCGCAGGACGTGGATCCCCGGACGGCTCTGGTTTTCCATCCTGGATGCCCCTATCGCGCACGCCTGGAGGGCTGGTTCGCCCGTTCCGGCACTCCCATCGGGCGCATGATTGAACTCACGTCGTACCACGCCATGCTGGGCTGCGCGGCTGCCGGTATGGGGATTGCGATGATGCCCTTGAGCGTCATCCGGACCTACACCGAGCGATCCCGCCTCAGCATTCATCCCATCTCGGATCCCGACTTCAGCAGCGCCAGGACGCTTTTCGTCTGGCGCAAGGCCATGCAGCGTCCCGCTATCGAGCGTTTTGCCGAGGTTCTTCTGAAGCATTCCGGTGCGGCGGAGGCGTGA
- a CDS encoding antibiotic biosynthesis monooxygenase, which translates to MIVVVFRSRLKEGIEETYRDEAQAVSSMARKISGYVSHKSFVADDGERVTIVEYESEEALGAWARDPRHVAAKRLGRRDFYAEYKVQICNLARESRFARE; encoded by the coding sequence ATGATCGTCGTCGTATTCCGAAGCCGTCTCAAGGAAGGCATCGAGGAAACCTACAGAGATGAGGCGCAGGCGGTTTCTTCGATGGCGAGGAAAATCTCCGGCTATGTCTCTCACAAGTCCTTTGTGGCCGACGACGGCGAGCGCGTAACCATCGTCGAATACGAGTCAGAGGAAGCCCTCGGCGCTTGGGCCCGCGACCCACGCCACGTGGCAGCGAAAAGGCTCGGGCGGCGAGACTTCTATGCCGAGTACAAAGTGCAGATCTGCAACCTTGCTCGCGAAAGCCGCTTTGCTCGCGAATAG
- a CDS encoding histidine phosphatase family protein, translating to MNSPRPTIYFIRHGETDWNLEGRLQGQKDIPLNDLGRVQAEEAGRRLQSIRPHYEDLAYVASPMRRTRETMEILRGAIGLQPQGYRLEERLVEITFGAWEGMTWKEVRKAEPQLAALREQDKWNYAPPGGGESYAMLVDRIRPVLDDLTRDTVIVAHGGVARAFLSICCGISSRQAASMDIWQGRVLVFEGRNHRWV from the coding sequence ATGAATTCGCCTCGCCCGACGATCTACTTCATCCGCCACGGCGAGACGGACTGGAATCTGGAAGGCCGCCTCCAGGGTCAGAAGGATATTCCGCTCAACGACCTGGGCCGCGTCCAGGCCGAGGAGGCGGGCCGCCGCCTCCAGTCGATCCGTCCGCATTACGAAGATCTCGCCTATGTCGCGAGCCCGATGCGGCGCACCCGCGAGACCATGGAGATCCTGCGCGGCGCCATTGGTCTCCAGCCCCAGGGCTATCGGCTGGAGGAGCGCCTGGTCGAGATCACCTTCGGGGCCTGGGAAGGCATGACCTGGAAAGAGGTCCGCAAGGCGGAGCCGCAGCTCGCGGCCCTGCGCGAGCAGGACAAGTGGAACTATGCCCCGCCGGGGGGAGGCGAGAGCTACGCCATGCTCGTCGACCGCATTCGCCCCGTCCTGGACGACCTGACCCGCGATACCGTCATCGTGGCCCACGGCGGCGTGGCCCGGGCCTTCCTGTCGATCTGCTGCGGAATCTCATCGCGCCAGGCGGCGAGCATGGACATCTGGCAGGGCAGAGTGCTCGTTTTCGAGGGGCGCAATCACCGCTGGGTGTGA
- the fabI gene encoding enoyl-ACP reductase FabI translates to MAETKATGILAGKRGLVMGVANNRSIAWGIAQAARQQGAELAFTYQGDALKKRVEPLAKELDAHVVGHCDVTDGATIDAVFEEVKRLWGSLDFVIHCIAFSDKDELTGRYVDTSEGNFSKSLLISCYSFTAIAQRAEKLMTDGGSLVTLTYYGAEKWMPHYNVMGVAKAALEASVRYLAADLGPKNIRVNAISAGPIKTLAASGIGDFRYILKWNEYNSPLRRTVTIEEVGETAAYLVSDMARGMTGEIMHVDAGYHVVGMKNPEAPDLSLDKE, encoded by the coding sequence ATGGCGGAGACAAAGGCCACCGGCATTCTGGCCGGTAAGCGTGGCTTGGTGATGGGCGTAGCGAACAACCGTTCGATCGCCTGGGGCATTGCACAGGCCGCCCGCCAGCAGGGCGCGGAGCTTGCCTTCACCTATCAGGGCGACGCCCTGAAGAAGCGCGTAGAACCCCTGGCCAAGGAACTCGACGCCCATGTGGTCGGGCATTGCGACGTGACGGACGGCGCCACCATCGACGCCGTGTTCGAGGAAGTGAAGCGCCTCTGGGGCTCGCTCGATTTCGTCATCCACTGCATCGCCTTCTCCGACAAGGACGAGCTCACCGGCCGCTATGTGGACACCAGCGAGGGCAACTTCTCCAAGTCGCTACTGATTTCCTGCTATTCCTTCACGGCCATCGCCCAGCGCGCCGAGAAGCTGATGACCGATGGCGGCTCGCTCGTGACGCTCACCTATTACGGCGCCGAGAAGTGGATGCCCCACTACAACGTCATGGGCGTGGCCAAGGCGGCGCTCGAGGCGTCCGTGCGCTACCTCGCGGCCGATCTCGGCCCCAAGAACATCCGCGTCAACGCCATCTCGGCGGGCCCCATCAAGACGCTCGCGGCCTCGGGCATCGGCGATTTCCGCTACATTCTGAAGTGGAACGAATACAACTCGCCCCTGCGCCGCACGGTCACCATCGAGGAGGTCGGCGAGACGGCCGCCTACCTCGTCTCCGACATGGCGCGCGGCATGACCGGTGAGATCATGCACGTGGATGCCGGCTATCATGTCGTCGGCATGAAGAATCCGGAAGCCCCCGACCTTTCCCTCGACAAAGAGTAA